A single region of the Pan troglodytes isolate AG18354 chromosome 22, NHGRI_mPanTro3-v2.0_pri, whole genome shotgun sequence genome encodes:
- the CBS gene encoding cystathionine beta-synthase isoform X1, protein MYPSRWSLALLPGWSAVARSRLTDLPLPGSSDSPASASRVAGTTGPSMPSETPQAEVGPTGCPHRSGPHSAKGSLEKGPPEDKEAKEPLWIRPDAPSRCTWQLGRPASESPHHHTAPAKSPKILPDILKKIGDTPMVRINKIGKKFGLKCELLAKCEFFNAGGSVKDRISLRMIEDAERDGTLKPGDTIIEPTSGNTGIGLALAAAVRGYRCIIVMPEKMSSEKVDVLRALGAEIVRTPTNARFDSPESHVGVAWRLKNEIPNSHILDQYRNASNPLAHYDTTADEILQQCDGKLDMLVASVGTGGTITGIARKLKEKCPGCRIIGVDPEGSILAEPEELNQTEQTTYEVEGIGYDFIPTVLDRTVVDKWFKSNDEEAFTFARMLIAQEGLLCGGSAGSTVAVAVKAAQELQEGQRCVVILPDSVRNYMTKFLSDRWMLQKGFLKEEDLTEKKPWWWHLRVQELSLSAPLTVLPTISCGHTIEILREKGFDQAPVVDEAGVILGMVTLGNMLSSLLAGKVQPSDQVGKVIYKQFKQIRLTDTLGRLSHILEMDHFALVLHEQIQYHSTGKSSQRQMVFGVVTAIDLLNFVAAQERDQK, encoded by the exons ATGTATCCGTCCAG atggagtctcgctctgttgccaggctggagtgcagtggcgcgatctcggctcactgacctccccctcccgggttcaagcgattctcctgcctcagcttcccgagtagctgggactacag GTCCCAGCATGCCTTCTGAGACCCCCCAGGCAGAAGTGGGGCCCACAGGCTGCCCCCACCGCTCAGGGCCACACTCGGCGAAGGGGAGCCTGGAGAAGGGGCCCCCAGAGGATAAGGAAGCCAAGGAGCCCCTGTGGATCCGGCCCGATGCTCCGAGCAGGTGCACCTGGCAGCTGGGCCGGCCTGCCTCCGAGTCCCCACATCACCACACTGCCCC GGCAAAATCTCCAAAAATCTTGCCAGATATTCTGAAGAAAATCGGGGACACCCCTATGGTCAGAATCAACAAGATTGGGAAGAAGTTCGGCCTGAAGTGTGAGCTCC tggccAAGTGTGAGTTCTTCAACGCGGGCGGGAGCGTGAAGGACCGCATCAGCCTGCGGATGATTGAGGATGCTGAGCGCGACGGGACGCTGAAGCCCGGGGACACAATTATCGAGCCGACATCCGGGAACACCG GGATCGGGCTGGCCCTGGCTGCGGCAGTGAGGGGCTATCGCTGCATCATCGTGATGCCAGAGAAGATGAGCTCCGAGAAG GTGGACGTGCTGCGGGCACTGGGGGCTGAGATTGTGAGGACGCCCACCAATGCCAGGTTCGACTCCCCGGAGTCACACGTGGGGGTGGCCTGGCGGCTGAAGAACGAAATCCCCAATTCTCACATCCTAGACCAG TACCGCAACGCCAGCAACCCCCTGGCTCACTACGACACCACCGCTGATGAGATCCTGCAGCAGTGTGATG GGAAGCTGGACATGCTGGTGGCTTCAGTGGGCACGGGCGGCACCATCACGGGCATTGCCAGGAAGCTGAAGGAGAAGTGTCCTGGATGCAGG ATCATTGGGGTGGATCCCGAAGGGTCCATCCTCGCGGAGCCGGAGGAGCTGAACCAGACGGAGCAGACAACCTACGAGGTGGAAGGGATCGGCTACGACTTCATCCCCACGGTGCTGGACAGGACG GTGGTGGACAAGTGGTTCAAGAGCAACGACGAGGAGGCGTTCACCTTTGCCCGCATGCTGATCGCGCAAGAGGGGCTGCTGTGTG GTGGCAGTGCCGGCAGCACGGTGGCGGTGGCCGTGAAGGCCGCGCAGGAGCTGCAGGAGGGCCAGCGCTGCGTGGTCATTCTGCCCGACTCAGTGCGGAACTACAT GACCAAGTTCCTGAGCGACAGGTGGATGCTGCAGAAGGGCTTTCTGAAGGAGGAGGACCTCACGGAGAAGAAGCCCTG GTGGTGGCACCTCCGTGTTCAGGAGCTGAGCCTGTCAGCCCCGCTGACCGTGCTCCCGACCATCAGCTGTGGGCACACCATCGAGATCCTCCGGGAGAAGGGCTTCGACCAGGCGCCCGTGGTGGATGAGGCGGG GGTAATCCTGGGAATGGTGACGCTTGGGAACATGCTGTCGTCCCTGCTTGCCGGGAAGGTGCAGCCGTCAGACCAAGTTGGCAAAGTCATCTACAAGCAGTTCAAACAG ATCCGCCTCACGGACACGCTGGGCAGGCTCTCGCACATCCTGGAGATGGACCACTTCGCCCTGGTGCTGCACGAGCAGATCCAGT ACCACAGCACCGGGAAGTCCAGTCAGCGGCAGATGGTGTTCGGGGTGGTCACCGCCATTGACTTGCTGAACTTCGTGGCCGCCCAGGAGCGGGACCAGAAGTGA
- the CBS gene encoding cystathionine beta-synthase isoform X2 — MPSETPQAEVGPTGCPHRSGPHSAKGSLEKGPPEDKEAKEPLWIRPDAPSRCTWQLGRPASESPHHHTAPAKSPKILPDILKKIGDTPMVRINKIGKKFGLKCELLAKCEFFNAGGSVKDRISLRMIEDAERDGTLKPGDTIIEPTSGNTGIGLALAAAVRGYRCIIVMPEKMSSEKVDVLRALGAEIVRTPTNARFDSPESHVGVAWRLKNEIPNSHILDQYRNASNPLAHYDTTADEILQQCDGKLDMLVASVGTGGTITGIARKLKEKCPGCRIIGVDPEGSILAEPEELNQTEQTTYEVEGIGYDFIPTVLDRTVVDKWFKSNDEEAFTFARMLIAQEGLLCGGSAGSTVAVAVKAAQELQEGQRCVVILPDSVRNYMTKFLSDRWMLQKGFLKEEDLTEKKPWWWHLRVQELSLSAPLTVLPTISCGHTIEILREKGFDQAPVVDEAGVILGMVTLGNMLSSLLAGKVQPSDQVGKVIYKQFKQIRLTDTLGRLSHILEMDHFALVLHEQIQYHSTGKSSQRQMVFGVVTAIDLLNFVAAQERDQK, encoded by the exons ATGCCTTCTGAGACCCCCCAGGCAGAAGTGGGGCCCACAGGCTGCCCCCACCGCTCAGGGCCACACTCGGCGAAGGGGAGCCTGGAGAAGGGGCCCCCAGAGGATAAGGAAGCCAAGGAGCCCCTGTGGATCCGGCCCGATGCTCCGAGCAGGTGCACCTGGCAGCTGGGCCGGCCTGCCTCCGAGTCCCCACATCACCACACTGCCCC GGCAAAATCTCCAAAAATCTTGCCAGATATTCTGAAGAAAATCGGGGACACCCCTATGGTCAGAATCAACAAGATTGGGAAGAAGTTCGGCCTGAAGTGTGAGCTCC tggccAAGTGTGAGTTCTTCAACGCGGGCGGGAGCGTGAAGGACCGCATCAGCCTGCGGATGATTGAGGATGCTGAGCGCGACGGGACGCTGAAGCCCGGGGACACAATTATCGAGCCGACATCCGGGAACACCG GGATCGGGCTGGCCCTGGCTGCGGCAGTGAGGGGCTATCGCTGCATCATCGTGATGCCAGAGAAGATGAGCTCCGAGAAG GTGGACGTGCTGCGGGCACTGGGGGCTGAGATTGTGAGGACGCCCACCAATGCCAGGTTCGACTCCCCGGAGTCACACGTGGGGGTGGCCTGGCGGCTGAAGAACGAAATCCCCAATTCTCACATCCTAGACCAG TACCGCAACGCCAGCAACCCCCTGGCTCACTACGACACCACCGCTGATGAGATCCTGCAGCAGTGTGATG GGAAGCTGGACATGCTGGTGGCTTCAGTGGGCACGGGCGGCACCATCACGGGCATTGCCAGGAAGCTGAAGGAGAAGTGTCCTGGATGCAGG ATCATTGGGGTGGATCCCGAAGGGTCCATCCTCGCGGAGCCGGAGGAGCTGAACCAGACGGAGCAGACAACCTACGAGGTGGAAGGGATCGGCTACGACTTCATCCCCACGGTGCTGGACAGGACG GTGGTGGACAAGTGGTTCAAGAGCAACGACGAGGAGGCGTTCACCTTTGCCCGCATGCTGATCGCGCAAGAGGGGCTGCTGTGTG GTGGCAGTGCCGGCAGCACGGTGGCGGTGGCCGTGAAGGCCGCGCAGGAGCTGCAGGAGGGCCAGCGCTGCGTGGTCATTCTGCCCGACTCAGTGCGGAACTACAT GACCAAGTTCCTGAGCGACAGGTGGATGCTGCAGAAGGGCTTTCTGAAGGAGGAGGACCTCACGGAGAAGAAGCCCTG GTGGTGGCACCTCCGTGTTCAGGAGCTGAGCCTGTCAGCCCCGCTGACCGTGCTCCCGACCATCAGCTGTGGGCACACCATCGAGATCCTCCGGGAGAAGGGCTTCGACCAGGCGCCCGTGGTGGATGAGGCGGG GGTAATCCTGGGAATGGTGACGCTTGGGAACATGCTGTCGTCCCTGCTTGCCGGGAAGGTGCAGCCGTCAGACCAAGTTGGCAAAGTCATCTACAAGCAGTTCAAACAG ATCCGCCTCACGGACACGCTGGGCAGGCTCTCGCACATCCTGGAGATGGACCACTTCGCCCTGGTGCTGCACGAGCAGATCCAGT ACCACAGCACCGGGAAGTCCAGTCAGCGGCAGATGGTGTTCGGGGTGGTCACCGCCATTGACTTGCTGAACTTCGTGGCCGCCCAGGAGCGGGACCAGAAGTGA
- the CBS gene encoding cystathionine beta-synthase isoform X4, protein MYPSRWSLALLPGWSAVARSRLTDLPLPGSSDSPASASRVAGTTGPSMPSETPQAEVGPTGCPHRSGPHSAKGSLEKGPPEDKEAKEPLWIRPDAPSRCTWQLGRPASESPHHHTAPAKSPKILPDILKKIGDTPMVRINKIGKKFGLKCELLAKCEFFNAGGSVKDRISLRMIEDAERDGTLKPGDTIIEPTSGNTGIGLALAAAVRGYRCIIVMPEKMSSEKVDVLRALGAEIVRTPTNARFDSPESHVGVAWRLKNEIPNSHILDQYRNASNPLAHYDTTADEILQQCDGKLDMLVASVGTGGTITGIARKLKEKCPGCRIIGVDPEGSILAEPEELNQTEQTTYEVEGIGYDFIPTVLDRTVVDKWFKSNDEEAFTFARMLIAQEGLLCGGSAGSTVAVAVKAAQELQEGQRCVVILPDSVRNYMWWHLRVQELSLSAPLTVLPTISCGHTIEILREKGFDQAPVVDEAGVILGMVTLGNMLSSLLAGKVQPSDQVGKVIYKQFKQIRLTDTLGRLSHILEMDHFALVLHEQIQYHSTGKSSQRQMVFGVVTAIDLLNFVAAQERDQK, encoded by the exons ATGTATCCGTCCAG atggagtctcgctctgttgccaggctggagtgcagtggcgcgatctcggctcactgacctccccctcccgggttcaagcgattctcctgcctcagcttcccgagtagctgggactacag GTCCCAGCATGCCTTCTGAGACCCCCCAGGCAGAAGTGGGGCCCACAGGCTGCCCCCACCGCTCAGGGCCACACTCGGCGAAGGGGAGCCTGGAGAAGGGGCCCCCAGAGGATAAGGAAGCCAAGGAGCCCCTGTGGATCCGGCCCGATGCTCCGAGCAGGTGCACCTGGCAGCTGGGCCGGCCTGCCTCCGAGTCCCCACATCACCACACTGCCCC GGCAAAATCTCCAAAAATCTTGCCAGATATTCTGAAGAAAATCGGGGACACCCCTATGGTCAGAATCAACAAGATTGGGAAGAAGTTCGGCCTGAAGTGTGAGCTCC tggccAAGTGTGAGTTCTTCAACGCGGGCGGGAGCGTGAAGGACCGCATCAGCCTGCGGATGATTGAGGATGCTGAGCGCGACGGGACGCTGAAGCCCGGGGACACAATTATCGAGCCGACATCCGGGAACACCG GGATCGGGCTGGCCCTGGCTGCGGCAGTGAGGGGCTATCGCTGCATCATCGTGATGCCAGAGAAGATGAGCTCCGAGAAG GTGGACGTGCTGCGGGCACTGGGGGCTGAGATTGTGAGGACGCCCACCAATGCCAGGTTCGACTCCCCGGAGTCACACGTGGGGGTGGCCTGGCGGCTGAAGAACGAAATCCCCAATTCTCACATCCTAGACCAG TACCGCAACGCCAGCAACCCCCTGGCTCACTACGACACCACCGCTGATGAGATCCTGCAGCAGTGTGATG GGAAGCTGGACATGCTGGTGGCTTCAGTGGGCACGGGCGGCACCATCACGGGCATTGCCAGGAAGCTGAAGGAGAAGTGTCCTGGATGCAGG ATCATTGGGGTGGATCCCGAAGGGTCCATCCTCGCGGAGCCGGAGGAGCTGAACCAGACGGAGCAGACAACCTACGAGGTGGAAGGGATCGGCTACGACTTCATCCCCACGGTGCTGGACAGGACG GTGGTGGACAAGTGGTTCAAGAGCAACGACGAGGAGGCGTTCACCTTTGCCCGCATGCTGATCGCGCAAGAGGGGCTGCTGTGTG GTGGCAGTGCCGGCAGCACGGTGGCGGTGGCCGTGAAGGCCGCGCAGGAGCTGCAGGAGGGCCAGCGCTGCGTGGTCATTCTGCCCGACTCAGTGCGGAACTACAT GTGGTGGCACCTCCGTGTTCAGGAGCTGAGCCTGTCAGCCCCGCTGACCGTGCTCCCGACCATCAGCTGTGGGCACACCATCGAGATCCTCCGGGAGAAGGGCTTCGACCAGGCGCCCGTGGTGGATGAGGCGGG GGTAATCCTGGGAATGGTGACGCTTGGGAACATGCTGTCGTCCCTGCTTGCCGGGAAGGTGCAGCCGTCAGACCAAGTTGGCAAAGTCATCTACAAGCAGTTCAAACAG ATCCGCCTCACGGACACGCTGGGCAGGCTCTCGCACATCCTGGAGATGGACCACTTCGCCCTGGTGCTGCACGAGCAGATCCAGT ACCACAGCACCGGGAAGTCCAGTCAGCGGCAGATGGTGTTCGGGGTGGTCACCGCCATTGACTTGCTGAACTTCGTGGCCGCCCAGGAGCGGGACCAGAAGTGA
- the CBS gene encoding cystathionine beta-synthase isoform X3: MPSETPQAEVGPTGCPHRSGPHSAKGSLEKGPPEDKEAKEPLWIRPDAPSRCTWQLGRPASESPHHHTAPAKSPKILPDILKKIGDTPMVRINKIGKKFGLKCELLAKCEFFNAGGSVKDRISLRMIEDAERDGTLKPGDTIIEPTSGNTGIGLALAAAVRGYRCIIVMPEKMSSEKVDVLRALGAEIVRTPTNARFDSPESHVGVAWRLKNEIPNSHILDQYRNASNPLAHYDTTADEILQQCDGKLDMLVASVGTGGTITGIARKLKEKCPGCRIIGVDPEGSILAEPEELNQTEQTTYEVEGIGYDFIPTVLDRTVVDKWFKSNDEEAFTFARMLIAQEGLLCGGSAGSTVAVAVKAAQELQEGQRCVVILPDSVRNYMWWHLRVQELSLSAPLTVLPTISCGHTIEILREKGFDQAPVVDEAGVILGMVTLGNMLSSLLAGKVQPSDQVGKVIYKQFKQIRLTDTLGRLSHILEMDHFALVLHEQIQYHSTGKSSQRQMVFGVVTAIDLLNFVAAQERDQK, encoded by the exons ATGCCTTCTGAGACCCCCCAGGCAGAAGTGGGGCCCACAGGCTGCCCCCACCGCTCAGGGCCACACTCGGCGAAGGGGAGCCTGGAGAAGGGGCCCCCAGAGGATAAGGAAGCCAAGGAGCCCCTGTGGATCCGGCCCGATGCTCCGAGCAGGTGCACCTGGCAGCTGGGCCGGCCTGCCTCCGAGTCCCCACATCACCACACTGCCCC GGCAAAATCTCCAAAAATCTTGCCAGATATTCTGAAGAAAATCGGGGACACCCCTATGGTCAGAATCAACAAGATTGGGAAGAAGTTCGGCCTGAAGTGTGAGCTCC tggccAAGTGTGAGTTCTTCAACGCGGGCGGGAGCGTGAAGGACCGCATCAGCCTGCGGATGATTGAGGATGCTGAGCGCGACGGGACGCTGAAGCCCGGGGACACAATTATCGAGCCGACATCCGGGAACACCG GGATCGGGCTGGCCCTGGCTGCGGCAGTGAGGGGCTATCGCTGCATCATCGTGATGCCAGAGAAGATGAGCTCCGAGAAG GTGGACGTGCTGCGGGCACTGGGGGCTGAGATTGTGAGGACGCCCACCAATGCCAGGTTCGACTCCCCGGAGTCACACGTGGGGGTGGCCTGGCGGCTGAAGAACGAAATCCCCAATTCTCACATCCTAGACCAG TACCGCAACGCCAGCAACCCCCTGGCTCACTACGACACCACCGCTGATGAGATCCTGCAGCAGTGTGATG GGAAGCTGGACATGCTGGTGGCTTCAGTGGGCACGGGCGGCACCATCACGGGCATTGCCAGGAAGCTGAAGGAGAAGTGTCCTGGATGCAGG ATCATTGGGGTGGATCCCGAAGGGTCCATCCTCGCGGAGCCGGAGGAGCTGAACCAGACGGAGCAGACAACCTACGAGGTGGAAGGGATCGGCTACGACTTCATCCCCACGGTGCTGGACAGGACG GTGGTGGACAAGTGGTTCAAGAGCAACGACGAGGAGGCGTTCACCTTTGCCCGCATGCTGATCGCGCAAGAGGGGCTGCTGTGTG GTGGCAGTGCCGGCAGCACGGTGGCGGTGGCCGTGAAGGCCGCGCAGGAGCTGCAGGAGGGCCAGCGCTGCGTGGTCATTCTGCCCGACTCAGTGCGGAACTACAT GTGGTGGCACCTCCGTGTTCAGGAGCTGAGCCTGTCAGCCCCGCTGACCGTGCTCCCGACCATCAGCTGTGGGCACACCATCGAGATCCTCCGGGAGAAGGGCTTCGACCAGGCGCCCGTGGTGGATGAGGCGGG GGTAATCCTGGGAATGGTGACGCTTGGGAACATGCTGTCGTCCCTGCTTGCCGGGAAGGTGCAGCCGTCAGACCAAGTTGGCAAAGTCATCTACAAGCAGTTCAAACAG ATCCGCCTCACGGACACGCTGGGCAGGCTCTCGCACATCCTGGAGATGGACCACTTCGCCCTGGTGCTGCACGAGCAGATCCAGT ACCACAGCACCGGGAAGTCCAGTCAGCGGCAGATGGTGTTCGGGGTGGTCACCGCCATTGACTTGCTGAACTTCGTGGCCGCCCAGGAGCGGGACCAGAAGTGA